From Balneola sp. MJW-20, the proteins below share one genomic window:
- a CDS encoding metallophosphoesterase, whose translation MYDIVGDIHGHCEALKSLLLKLGYTRDGSSWGHPDRKVIFVGDYIDRGPKIPETLELVRSMTDNDQAIALMGNHELNAILFNEKDGEGGYVRPRTQKNIDQHKHTLEQFEVRAKGLEEYEEYIHWFRSLPMTWENEYLRAVHATWHPESVEALEDHAARIREHGEYLARAGDPHHELWSLTETLLKGIEESLPEGVTFTDKHGTQRDEMRIKWWKDPAQTPIEHYGFDADLSGHAGKTASDLVTNRWHYEDRKPVFFGHYWLRGEPALQSPYVCCLDYSIGKKEKLAAYRYDGEEELYAEKLVWVEYVS comes from the coding sequence ATGTACGACATCGTCGGTGACATCCACGGCCACTGTGAGGCTCTTAAAAGCCTGCTCCTCAAACTGGGTTATACCCGTGATGGATCCTCCTGGGGACACCCGGACCGGAAGGTGATCTTTGTGGGGGACTATATCGACCGGGGACCTAAGATCCCGGAAACTCTGGAGCTGGTCCGGTCTATGACGGACAACGATCAGGCCATTGCCCTGATGGGGAATCATGAGCTGAACGCTATCCTGTTCAATGAGAAGGACGGGGAGGGCGGTTATGTCCGGCCGCGGACGCAAAAGAATATTGATCAGCATAAGCATACCCTGGAGCAGTTTGAAGTCCGGGCCAAAGGGTTGGAGGAATACGAGGAATATATTCACTGGTTCCGGTCCCTTCCCATGACCTGGGAGAATGAGTACCTCCGGGCCGTGCATGCTACCTGGCATCCGGAGTCGGTTGAGGCACTGGAGGATCATGCTGCCAGGATCCGTGAGCACGGGGAATACCTTGCCAGGGCCGGGGATCCGCATCATGAATTGTGGTCCCTCACGGAGACCCTGCTGAAAGGAATCGAGGAGTCCCTGCCGGAGGGGGTGACCTTTACCGACAAGCACGGAACCCAGCGGGACGAGATGCGCATCAAATGGTGGAAGGATCCGGCGCAGACGCCTATCGAACACTACGGATTCGATGCCGATCTGAGCGGGCATGCCGGCAAAACGGCATCAGATCTGGTCACCAATCGCTGGCATTACGAGGACCGGAAACCGGTCTTCTTCGGTCACTACTGGCTCAGAGGCGAGCCGGCGCTGCAGTCACCTTACGTCTGCTGCCTGGATTACAGCATCGGCAAAAAGGAGAAACTGGCGGCCTACCGCTATGACGGGGAGGAGGAGCTTTATGCGGAGAAGCTGGTGTGGGTGGAGTATGTGAGCTGA
- a CDS encoding ScyD/ScyE family protein, with the protein MNDYAKNHKRKRTFSTSALLALGVLLIPLILISCTDATMTPADETAEAVTMDRSDYPDPNRVISQSRSPFQTALKNNNNAPELATPILGLATAPNGDIMIADAGSGVRSLDGMTEISLPGVSSIAPLGRSSLWALQGLIGNPGSVGGQSLFRVSNGNAQLIANLYQFEADNNPDGGIIDSNPFDVYALNGNTALVADAAGNDLLRVSNQGEIGVVAILPPEIVSTSDLKDLFGCPGSGAIFCFVPPQIPAEAVSTSVEVGPDGYYYVGELKGFPSPLGKSNIWRVDPASENVRCGIDPGCEKVFDGGFTSIVDLAFDEEGYLYVAELDEKGWFAVEIDAGIGGTINKCDLSSGICTEVATGIPLLTAITIGKDGSLWAAKNGLIPGLAEVFKVN; encoded by the coding sequence ATGAATGACTACGCAAAAAATCACAAAAGAAAGAGAACCTTTAGTACATCAGCCCTCCTGGCTTTAGGTGTACTCTTAATACCTCTCATACTTATATCCTGTACGGATGCCACCATGACCCCCGCGGACGAAACGGCGGAGGCAGTGACCATGGACCGATCCGACTATCCGGATCCGAATCGGGTGATCTCACAAAGCAGAAGTCCCTTCCAAACCGCCCTTAAAAATAATAATAATGCACCGGAACTGGCTACGCCTATCCTGGGACTGGCCACCGCACCCAATGGGGATATCATGATCGCGGATGCCGGATCCGGCGTACGCTCCCTGGATGGGATGACGGAGATTTCCCTTCCGGGAGTCTCGTCTATCGCTCCGCTGGGAAGAAGTTCACTATGGGCTCTTCAGGGACTTATAGGTAACCCGGGGAGCGTAGGGGGACAGTCCCTGTTCAGAGTCTCGAATGGGAATGCACAACTGATCGCGAACCTCTATCAGTTCGAAGCCGACAATAATCCGGACGGAGGGATCATCGACTCGAATCCCTTTGACGTGTACGCTTTAAACGGAAACACCGCTTTGGTAGCTGATGCTGCCGGTAACGATCTGCTCAGGGTCAGCAATCAGGGGGAGATCGGGGTGGTTGCGATACTGCCGCCGGAGATAGTCTCTACCTCGGACCTGAAAGATCTTTTTGGCTGTCCGGGCAGTGGAGCCATTTTTTGCTTTGTTCCGCCTCAGATACCGGCCGAAGCCGTGAGCACCAGCGTAGAGGTCGGGCCTGACGGATATTATTATGTGGGTGAGTTGAAAGGTTTCCCATCTCCGCTGGGCAAATCGAATATCTGGAGAGTAGATCCTGCATCTGAGAACGTGCGGTGCGGTATCGATCCGGGCTGTGAGAAAGTCTTTGACGGCGGATTCACCTCCATTGTCGACCTGGCTTTTGATGAGGAAGGATATCTCTATGTGGCAGAGCTGGATGAGAAGGGATGGTTCGCCGTGGAGATTGATGCTGGTATCGGCGGTACCATCAACAAATGTGATCTGAGCTCCGGAATCTGCACAGAAGTTGCCACCGGGATCCCTCTACTGACGGCTATCACCATCGGAAAAGACGGATCCCTGTGGGCCGCAAAAAACGGTCTGATCCCGGGTCTGGCAGAAGTATTTAAAGTGAATTAA
- a CDS encoding LytR/AlgR family response regulator transcription factor: MKLTAISIDDEPRAHTVIEHHASKIQDLELVYKFTSPLKALDYLRDHEIDLMFLDINMPDMDGISLLKSLRNPPAVIFTTAYDEYAVESYDHEAAGYLLKPIEFPKFYKAVMRVIDMKRGASSVTKETDDKPASLLLKSGTKMLRFEPGDIRYIEASGNYAELHMEEGKQLVDHTLSELMDEHLPPSFLRIHRSYVINTEYLKEYESHQLKVGEATLPIGKTYRESVRDFVKSLG, from the coding sequence ATGAAATTAACCGCCATATCCATAGACGACGAACCCAGGGCCCATACGGTCATTGAGCATCATGCCTCAAAGATTCAGGACCTGGAGCTGGTATATAAATTCACTTCTCCGCTGAAGGCCCTGGACTATCTCAGGGATCACGAGATCGATCTGATGTTCCTGGACATCAATATGCCGGATATGGACGGGATCTCACTGCTTAAGTCACTGAGGAATCCTCCTGCGGTAATATTCACTACCGCTTATGATGAATACGCCGTGGAAAGCTACGATCATGAAGCGGCCGGATACCTGCTGAAGCCTATTGAATTCCCCAAATTCTATAAGGCCGTGATGCGGGTTATTGATATGAAAAGGGGAGCCTCATCTGTAACAAAAGAGACCGATGATAAGCCGGCATCTCTGTTGCTTAAGAGCGGCACCAAAATGCTGAGATTCGAACCGGGTGATATCCGCTATATCGAAGCTTCCGGCAACTATGCCGAGCTGCATATGGAAGAAGGCAAACAGCTGGTCGACCACACCCTCAGTGAACTCATGGACGAACATCTGCCGCCCTCCTTTTTACGCATCCACCGGTCCTATGTGATCAATACTGAATACCTCAAAGAATATGAAAGTCATCAGCTGAAGGTGGGTGAGGCGACCCTGCCCATCGGGAAGACCTACCGGGAGTCGGTTAGGGACTTTGTGAAATCCCTAGGCTAG
- a CDS encoding sensor histidine kinase, with translation MPFRRLKIAEWGIHALAVLVLVLTGLDSYRTKIMIMIEQGFPGKVGSMITTNAYQDFWHILIFGLYILTWFLFYYGIYQRYEGSLKKKVLGGIAGWIIFSLTHGGIVYVVSQILASRPVMMLKKLSFNIEYQLGQTIFDLYFIIGVVAFMAHTTMQFLYRYQELEQADKVQSELSLIRSQLRPHFFFNTLNNLYSMALDTGNETLATGIQNLTGMMRYSMKQSTQDLVPVAEEWDYIQRYVDLQRLRVEEENVKIDLNSSGNLSAARIAPMILINFVENAFKHGISYEKKSFVDISLQVTMEEITLQVKNSNHPSVQDSGESGIGTEQTKRLLSLQYQDTYDLNITSDPDWYQVVLTLPSK, from the coding sequence ATGCCTTTCAGAAGACTTAAAATAGCCGAATGGGGAATACACGCGCTGGCCGTGCTGGTACTTGTTTTAACAGGCCTGGACAGCTACCGAACCAAGATCATGATCATGATCGAACAGGGGTTTCCGGGAAAAGTGGGATCTATGATCACCACCAATGCTTATCAGGACTTCTGGCATATCCTCATCTTTGGCTTGTACATTTTAACCTGGTTTCTATTCTATTACGGGATCTATCAGCGTTATGAAGGGTCTCTTAAAAAGAAAGTGCTGGGAGGAATAGCCGGCTGGATCATCTTCAGCCTCACCCATGGCGGTATTGTGTATGTGGTCAGTCAGATCCTGGCATCTCGGCCGGTGATGATGCTGAAAAAACTCAGCTTTAATATTGAATACCAGCTGGGACAAACGATCTTTGACCTTTATTTCATCATCGGGGTGGTCGCTTTCATGGCACATACCACCATGCAGTTTTTGTATCGTTATCAGGAACTGGAGCAGGCCGATAAGGTACAGTCCGAATTATCCCTGATCCGGTCCCAGCTTCGTCCTCATTTCTTTTTTAATACCCTGAATAATCTTTATTCCATGGCCCTGGATACCGGAAACGAGACCCTTGCTACCGGCATACAGAACCTGACCGGCATGATGCGCTATTCTATGAAGCAAAGCACTCAGGACCTAGTACCGGTTGCTGAAGAATGGGATTATATTCAACGTTACGTGGACCTGCAACGACTTCGGGTTGAGGAAGAAAATGTAAAAATAGACCTGAACAGCTCCGGTAATTTATCCGCTGCCCGCATTGCTCCCATGATCCTCATCAATTTTGTAGAAAATGCATTTAAGCACGGGATCAGTTATGAGAAGAAATCATTTGTGGATATCAGTCTGCAGGTGACTATGGAAGAGATCACCCTCCAGGTAAAGAACAGTAATCATCCTTCGGTGCAGGATTCAGGCGAGTCCGGCATTGGAACCGAACAGACAAAAAGATTATTATCCCTGCAGTATCAGGATACCTATGACCTGAACATTACTTCGGATCCCGATTGGTACCAGGTCGTGTTGACTTTGCCTTCAAAATGA
- a CDS encoding alpha/beta hydrolase codes for MNKLMMIAVIAGMLVLTITGSSQDISYTGGSEYYVDSLYSESLGEFRKHNVYLPDSFDAQKNYPIIYATDGERSTDNSFIKAMLDSLISNEIIEPVIYIGSHSNDKVVGGATGQGEGGSTFAMQYRNFEYVDNDKHMADMPDLKDRFKDHMKYFTDELIPSVEETLNQDPGPENRIFYGFSNGAGFGANLLNRHPSLIGTYICYSTLGSGVADNEWSADIRFPDLYLKYGDQEAEVFRQEAEALVQKYEESGSFYEMEVFNGGHDDQIWNKKLPETLMKILD; via the coding sequence ATGAATAAACTCATGATGATCGCAGTGATCGCAGGAATGCTGGTACTTACTATAACAGGTTCGTCTCAGGATATCTCCTATACCGGCGGGTCAGAGTATTATGTCGACTCCCTTTACAGTGAAAGCCTCGGGGAATTCAGAAAGCATAATGTCTATCTTCCCGATTCATTCGATGCTCAGAAGAACTACCCGATCATATATGCCACCGATGGCGAGCGATCTACCGATAACAGCTTTATTAAAGCGATGCTGGATTCGCTGATATCAAATGAGATCATTGAACCGGTGATCTACATTGGAAGTCATTCAAATGATAAAGTGGTTGGCGGAGCGACCGGTCAGGGCGAAGGGGGTTCCACTTTTGCAATGCAATACCGGAATTTTGAATATGTAGATAATGATAAACATATGGCAGACATGCCGGATCTAAAAGACCGCTTCAAAGATCATATGAAATACTTCACTGATGAGCTTATTCCTTCCGTTGAAGAAACTTTGAATCAGGATCCGGGTCCGGAGAACCGAATATTCTATGGCTTTTCAAACGGAGCAGGATTTGGGGCAAATCTGCTGAACCGTCACCCGTCACTCATCGGAACCTATATATGTTACTCTACACTGGGTTCGGGAGTAGCGGATAATGAATGGTCAGCGGATATCCGATTCCCGGACCTCTATCTGAAATATGGTGACCAGGAAGCAGAGGTTTTCAGGCAGGAAGCGGAGGCACTCGTTCAAAAGTATGAGGAATCGGGTTCATTCTATGAAATGGAAGTCTTTAACGGAGGACATGATGATCAGATATGGAATAAAAAATTACCGGAAACGCTAATGAAGATTTTAGACTGA
- a CDS encoding prolyl oligopeptidase family serine peptidase encodes MNKGVWGLMLIILLPAVVFGQVNNAKINPTFEQVLSLKNPGAVQISPDGKHVLYSVSSSEWAENRYDSELWLSKNGGKPLPLTHNSDGSSSSGVWSDDGKWILFTRNQDRDNTLFVISPEGGEAFPLSYIDKSIGSFELSPNGKTLAFLAQQEEPEEKKTMEERYGEFAEDDTDFLLSRLFTVDFDPEFARTHQRPCDQDSTYTMCPEAPEVTAHMDSVNFTITGIAWSPAGDRIAINHQPDPIITSFLEADISLYDPAGKELTQVVSNPSADAFIEWSPDGSQFIYTSDVANDSSNFYTNSRYFIYDLESGESEEVADNFDENLNIAGWTEKGIYATAWQKTRRPVLLLDPTSGEVNTFSEMKRMTYGLSFTRDGAEYAMIARDGNELNEVYLADMIETRIDRLTDFNDQLSGWNITKSEVVSWESRDGATIEGVLHKPHDYDPDKKYPLLVAIHGGPTGISVPSPVPAYVYPIVQWVNKGALVLQPNYRGSAGYGAEFRALNVRNLGVGDAWDVLSGVDHLIEEGIVDSTKLGTMGWSQGGYISAFLTTWSNRFKAASVGAGISNWMTYYVNTDIHPFTRQYLKATPWSDKEIYERTSPMTYINNASTPTLIQHGEFDRRVPTPNAYELLQGLEDVGVDAKLIIYKGFGHGITKPKERLAATWHNWMWFNKYIWGEEIEMPVD; translated from the coding sequence ATGAATAAGGGTGTATGGGGATTAATGCTGATAATTCTGTTACCAGCTGTTGTTTTTGGACAAGTTAATAATGCGAAAATAAATCCTACTTTCGAACAGGTGTTATCCCTTAAAAATCCGGGTGCAGTGCAAATCTCTCCGGACGGGAAGCATGTTCTCTATTCAGTCTCTTCTTCTGAATGGGCAGAGAACCGATATGATTCTGAATTGTGGTTGTCGAAAAACGGAGGAAAACCTCTTCCTTTGACACATAACAGTGATGGCTCGAGCAGCAGCGGAGTCTGGTCTGACGATGGAAAATGGATACTTTTCACCCGAAACCAGGACAGAGATAATACCCTGTTCGTGATATCTCCGGAAGGAGGCGAGGCCTTTCCTCTGAGCTATATCGATAAAAGTATTGGGAGCTTTGAGCTCTCACCTAATGGTAAGACCCTCGCATTTCTGGCTCAGCAGGAGGAACCGGAAGAAAAGAAAACCATGGAAGAACGCTATGGAGAATTTGCTGAAGATGACACCGATTTTCTGTTAAGCCGGCTTTTCACCGTGGATTTTGATCCCGAATTTGCCCGCACCCATCAGCGGCCTTGTGACCAGGATAGTACCTATACTATGTGTCCGGAGGCACCAGAAGTTACGGCCCATATGGACTCCGTTAATTTTACCATTACAGGAATCGCATGGTCTCCTGCAGGAGACAGGATCGCCATAAATCATCAGCCGGATCCCATCATAACGAGCTTTTTAGAAGCCGATATCTCTCTCTATGATCCGGCAGGCAAGGAACTGACGCAGGTTGTTTCAAATCCCTCAGCCGATGCTTTTATAGAATGGTCGCCGGATGGTAGTCAGTTTATCTATACCAGTGATGTAGCGAACGACAGTAGTAATTTTTATACCAACAGCCGATACTTTATCTACGACCTTGAAAGCGGGGAGTCGGAGGAGGTGGCCGACAACTTTGACGAAAACCTGAATATTGCTGGATGGACCGAAAAAGGGATCTATGCCACTGCATGGCAGAAAACGCGTCGTCCGGTGCTACTGCTCGATCCTACCTCCGGAGAAGTTAATACGTTTTCAGAGATGAAAAGAATGACCTATGGCCTTTCCTTCACAAGGGATGGAGCCGAATATGCGATGATCGCCCGGGATGGAAATGAGCTGAATGAAGTATATCTGGCAGACATGATCGAAACGCGTATAGATCGACTAACGGATTTTAATGATCAGTTATCCGGATGGAATATCACTAAAAGTGAAGTTGTAAGCTGGGAAAGTCGTGACGGTGCGACTATTGAAGGCGTACTTCATAAGCCACACGATTATGACCCCGATAAAAAGTATCCCTTACTGGTAGCCATTCATGGTGGTCCGACCGGTATATCAGTACCCTCACCGGTTCCAGCCTATGTTTATCCGATCGTGCAATGGGTAAATAAAGGCGCACTGGTACTGCAGCCAAACTATCGTGGCTCGGCCGGGTACGGTGCAGAGTTTCGGGCACTGAATGTGAGAAACCTGGGAGTCGGAGATGCATGGGATGTTCTTTCAGGAGTAGATCATCTGATAGAAGAAGGGATAGTGGATTCCACAAAGCTGGGAACCATGGGATGGAGCCAGGGAGGGTATATATCTGCATTTCTTACGACCTGGTCCAATCGCTTTAAAGCAGCAAGTGTCGGGGCCGGTATATCTAACTGGATGACCTATTATGTGAATACCGATATTCATCCTTTTACCCGACAGTACCTGAAAGCTACGCCGTGGAGCGACAAAGAGATCTACGAGCGCACTTCGCCGATGACCTATATCAATAATGCCTCAACCCCGACGCTTATACAGCATGGTGAATTTGATCGCAGGGTTCCGACCCCTAATGCATATGAGTTGCTACAGGGCTTAGAAGATGTTGGAGTAGATGCTAAGCTGATCATATACAAAGGATTTGGTCATGGGATCACTAAACCCAAAGAAAGGCTGGCAGCGACCTGGCACAACTGGATGTGGTTCAATAAATATATCTGGGGTGAAGAAATTGAGATGCCGGTGGACTGA